A genome region from Alicyclobacillus acidocaldarius subsp. acidocaldarius DSM 446 includes the following:
- a CDS encoding DUF1156 domain-containing protein, with amino-acid sequence MPKVKAPKKLIEVTLPLDDINAEAAREKSIRHGHPSTLHLWWARRPLAAARAVLFAQLVNDPGGERGYKPGMTREQAQKERERLFGIMRRLVKWENSNDEEVLREAREEIWKSWRETCEMNKGLPGFDPDKLPAFHDPFAGGGSIPLEAQRLGLEAYASDLNPVAVLINKALIEIPPKFSGRPPVNPEARSKVGLLEQEWKGASGLADDIRYYGEWMRDEAFKRIGHLYPQVELPPEYGGGKATVIAWIWARTVKSPNPAYSHVDVPLVRSFWLSTKKGKEVWVEPVIHEDGSGYHFEVRTEGKPKIEGTVNRRGGTCIMSGSPIPFDYIRAEGKAERMGQRLMTVVVEGPRGRLYIAPTDDMEGMALSLKEPDGLPQTQLPKRALGFRVQEYGMTMHKHLFTNRQLVALKTFSDLVVEAREKVYEDALSSGMTDDGIGLEDGGIGARAYADAVAVYLGLVLDKCADYWSSICSWNSPKELVRNTFSRQAIPMVWDFAEANPFSDSTGNWMGMVDWVWKAVENAPIKTTLGEAHLADAQTQSISVGKIVSTDPPYYDNVGYSDLSDFFYVWLRRSLNPILPGLFATLMTPKEDELVAAPERHQSKGDANSFFIHGMSKAMSTLANSTHPGFPVTIYYAFKQSDTENEGTSSEGWVAFLEALLQAGFAVTGTWPLRTEMSNRMRGLDSNALASSIVIVCRRRPANAETISRRAFLRELNTVIPDALSDMMHGGPDRSPIAAVDLQQAAIGPGMAVFSKYAAVLEADGSPMTVKTALQLINRVVDAYLHASEAEVDADTLFCINWFDQFGWSEADFGRADVLARAKGTSVDAVRAAGVLTADHGKVRLLRWQDYPSDWSPGKDYDTPVWEALHHLIRALQQDGEQAAGALLAGMYSVSESIRSLAYRLYTLCERKGWAEDARAYNELIASWDAIAEVAQKAGLSGSQLTLDVE; translated from the coding sequence GTGCCAAAGGTGAAGGCACCCAAGAAGCTCATTGAGGTGACACTGCCGCTTGATGATATCAACGCCGAAGCCGCAAGGGAGAAATCCATTCGCCACGGCCATCCTTCCACTCTGCATTTGTGGTGGGCGCGCCGCCCCTTGGCTGCAGCACGGGCCGTATTGTTTGCGCAGCTGGTGAACGATCCCGGCGGTGAACGCGGCTACAAACCCGGCATGACGAGAGAACAGGCGCAAAAGGAACGCGAGCGTCTGTTCGGAATCATGCGCCGGTTGGTGAAGTGGGAGAACTCGAACGACGAAGAAGTCTTGCGCGAAGCTCGTGAAGAGATTTGGAAGAGCTGGCGGGAGACTTGCGAGATGAACAAGGGGTTGCCGGGATTTGATCCGGACAAGCTGCCCGCTTTTCACGATCCGTTCGCGGGCGGCGGCTCTATTCCGCTTGAGGCCCAACGTTTAGGACTGGAAGCCTATGCATCGGACCTGAATCCGGTGGCCGTCTTGATCAACAAGGCGCTCATCGAAATTCCGCCGAAGTTCTCGGGCAGACCTCCTGTCAATCCAGAGGCGCGGTCCAAAGTGGGACTGCTTGAGCAGGAGTGGAAAGGTGCAAGTGGATTGGCGGACGACATTCGTTACTACGGAGAGTGGATGCGCGACGAAGCATTCAAGCGCATCGGTCACCTGTATCCGCAGGTGGAATTGCCCCCCGAATACGGAGGAGGGAAGGCCACGGTCATCGCGTGGATTTGGGCACGAACGGTAAAGAGCCCAAATCCGGCGTACAGTCATGTGGATGTACCTTTGGTTCGCTCATTTTGGCTATCTACCAAAAAGGGAAAGGAAGTATGGGTTGAACCTGTCATTCACGAGGATGGCTCTGGCTATCATTTTGAGGTGCGGACGGAAGGTAAGCCGAAGATTGAAGGCACTGTGAATCGCCGTGGCGGGACATGCATCATGTCTGGTTCACCGATACCGTTTGACTACATTCGTGCGGAAGGAAAGGCAGAGCGAATGGGTCAGCGGCTCATGACGGTAGTGGTGGAGGGTCCGCGGGGCAGGCTCTACATCGCACCGACCGATGACATGGAAGGCATGGCACTTAGCTTGAAGGAGCCAGATGGTTTGCCACAGACTCAATTGCCGAAACGTGCGCTCGGATTCCGTGTCCAAGAATATGGGATGACGATGCACAAACATTTGTTTACGAACCGACAGCTTGTTGCCCTCAAAACCTTTTCTGATCTCGTTGTAGAGGCGCGGGAAAAGGTGTACGAGGATGCACTTAGCAGCGGGATGACGGACGATGGAATAGGGCTTGAGGATGGCGGAATTGGTGCGCGCGCATATGCGGATGCGGTGGCGGTGTATTTAGGTCTTGTCTTGGATAAGTGTGCTGACTATTGGTCGTCTATATGTAGCTGGAATTCTCCGAAGGAACTCGTTAGGAACACGTTTTCCAGACAAGCCATCCCCATGGTATGGGATTTTGCTGAGGCGAACCCTTTTTCGGACTCGACGGGAAACTGGATGGGCATGGTGGATTGGGTGTGGAAAGCAGTAGAGAATGCTCCGATTAAGACAACTTTAGGCGAAGCTCATCTGGCAGATGCACAGACACAGTCTATAAGTGTAGGCAAAATTGTTTCGACGGATCCTCCATACTATGACAATGTTGGATATTCAGACCTGTCAGACTTTTTTTACGTGTGGTTGCGTCGATCTCTGAATCCGATTCTTCCTGGACTATTCGCAACATTGATGACACCCAAAGAGGATGAATTAGTGGCCGCGCCTGAGCGTCATCAGTCCAAGGGCGATGCCAATTCATTCTTCATACACGGCATGTCCAAGGCGATGTCGACCTTGGCAAATTCAACGCACCCCGGCTTTCCGGTTACAATCTATTACGCATTCAAGCAGTCAGATACAGAGAACGAGGGGACTTCCTCGGAAGGTTGGGTTGCGTTCCTCGAAGCCCTTCTTCAAGCGGGATTTGCCGTTACCGGTACATGGCCCTTGCGGACCGAAATGTCAAATCGCATGCGTGGTTTAGATTCAAATGCCCTTGCTTCTTCCATAGTCATTGTGTGCCGTCGGCGGCCCGCCAACGCTGAGACAATATCGCGGAGAGCATTTCTGAGGGAATTGAACACGGTTATCCCTGATGCTCTATCGGACATGATGCACGGCGGCCCAGACCGCTCTCCCATCGCCGCAGTCGATCTCCAACAAGCGGCAATTGGACCCGGTATGGCCGTATTCTCGAAGTACGCCGCGGTACTTGAGGCAGATGGGTCCCCGATGACAGTGAAGACGGCTTTGCAGTTAATCAATCGGGTGGTTGACGCTTATTTGCATGCCTCCGAAGCGGAGGTCGACGCCGACACGTTGTTTTGCATTAACTGGTTTGACCAATTCGGATGGTCTGAGGCCGACTTTGGTCGTGCGGACGTTTTGGCGCGTGCCAAGGGGACGAGCGTGGATGCGGTACGCGCTGCGGGGGTTCTGACTGCGGATCACGGCAAGGTCCGATTGCTGCGGTGGCAGGATTACCCGTCCGATTGGAGTCCGGGCAAGGACTATGACACACCCGTGTGGGAGGCGCTTCATCATCTGATTCGTGCTCTACAGCAGGATGGGGAGCAGGCTGCAGGAGCGCTGCTTGCGGGCATGTACAGTGTTTCCGAGTCTATCCGCTCATTGGCGTATCGGCTCTATACATTGTGTGAGCGCAAGGGATGGGCGGAGGATGCAAGGGCCTATAACGAACTGATCGCGAGCTGGGATGCCATTGCTGAAGTGGCCCAAAAGGCTGGGCTGTCGGGTTCCCAATTGACTCTGGATGTGGAATAG